Proteins from a single region of Juglans microcarpa x Juglans regia isolate MS1-56 chromosome 5S, Jm3101_v1.0, whole genome shotgun sequence:
- the LOC121266742 gene encoding uncharacterized protein LOC121266742, whose amino-acid sequence MGSREQKRAALNGKLQQLRAATNSSALNKASIIVDASKYIKELKGKVERMKDAGTSQSSSSAQNPLPAVTVETLERGFLINVFSEKNCPGLLVSILEAFEELGLDVLDARVSCSDVFQLEAVGGENPEHVDSLDAQVVKQAVLEAIKNCSA is encoded by the exons ATGGGTTCTAGGGAGCAAAAAAGAGCAGCCTTGAATGGGAAATTACAACAGCTTCGCGCTGCCACCAACTCTAGTGCT CTGAACAAAGCGTCAATCATAGTAGACGCATCCAAATATATAAAGGAGTTGAAGGGAAAAGTGGAAAGAATGAAAGATGCTGGAACTTCACAGAGTAGTTCGAGCGCCCAAAATCCATTGCCTGCG GTTACTGTGGAAACCCTAGAAAGGGGTTTTCTTATAAATGTGTTCTCGGAAAAAAATTGTCCGGGTTTGCTCGTCTCGATACTCGAAGCCTTCGAGGAGCTGGGTCTTGATGTGCTTGATGCTAGGGTTTCTTGTTCAGACGTTTTCCAGCTAGAAGCAGTGGGAGGAGAA AATCCAGAGCACGTTGATAGCTTAGATGCTCAAGTAGTGAAGCAAGCAGTGCTGGAAGCTATCAAGAACTGCAGTGCATGA
- the LOC121266877 gene encoding cationic peroxidase 1-like encodes MAFYHSTATSNIIPTATKFCLLFSLLMGMVSAQLSSDNFYATSCPKALSTIKSGVDSAVQSEKRMGASLLRLHFHDCFVNGCDSSVLLDGSGGEKVAAPNANSLRGFEVIDSIKSEVEKLCPGVVSCADILAVAARDSVVALSGPSWSWKVELGRRDSATPGTANVGDIPAPTLNLSALITSFSNKGFTAKEMVALSGSHTIGQARCTTFRNRIYNETNIDSSFATSLKSNCPSAGGDDNLSPLDTTSPTSLDNAYFKNLKDQKGLLHSDQQLFSGGSTDAQVEAYISDPASFRTDFANAMVKMGNLSPLTGTNGQIRTNCHSAN; translated from the exons ATGGCTTTCTATCATTCTACGGCCACCTCCAATATTATTCCCACTGCCACTAAATTCTGCCTTTTATTTTCACTTCTTATGGGAATGGTTTCGGCACAACTATCCTCTGATAATTTCTATGCAACATCGTGCCCTAAAGCCCTTTCCACCATTAAATCGGGTGTAGACTCTGCGGTGCAAAGTGAGAAACGCATGGGAGCATCCTTGCTCCGTCTTCACTTTCATGACTGCTTTGTTAAT GGGTGTGATTCATCTGTTCTGTTGGACGGATCTGGAGGAGAGAAAGTAGCTGCTCCCAATGCTAACTCACTAAGGGGATTTGAAGTAATAGACAGCATCAAATCTGAAGTGGAGAAACTGTGCCCTGGTGTTGTGTCTTGTGCTGACATCTTAGCTGTTGCTGCAAGAGACTCGGTCGTTGCT CTGAGTGGACCTAGTTGGAGTTGGAAAGTTGAATTGGGCAGAAGAGACTCGGCCACCCCGGGTACTGCAAATGTCGGTGACATCCCTGCTCCAACATTGAATCTTAGTGCCCTTATCACTTCCTTCTCAAACAAAGGTTTCACTGCCAAAGAAATGGTTGCTCTATCAG GATCTCACACAATAGGTCAAGCTAGGTGCACAACCTTCCGTAACAGGATTTACAATGAAACCAACATAGATTCCTCGTTCGCAACATCATTGAAATCCAACTGTCCAAGCGCAGGAGGAGACGACAATCTTTCCCCTCTCGACACCACGAGTCCGACATCTTTAGACAACGCTTACTTCAAGAATTTAAAGGACCAAAAGGGTCTGTTGCACTCTGACCAACAGCTCTTTAGTGGGGGTTCTACGGATGCTCAAGTTGAAGCTTATATCTCCGACCCGGCAAGTTTCCGAACAGACTTTGCCAATGCCATGGTGAAAATGGGAAACCTCAGCCCACTTACAGGCACTAACGGCCAGATCAGGACAAATTGCCATTCAGCAAATTAA